A stretch of the Sulfitobacter indolifex genome encodes the following:
- a CDS encoding sulfotransferase domain-containing protein, protein MTTQKTFILGLGAQKSGTSWLYDYLSSDAAGDFGTLKEYHIWDALTLPEVAHYDMRSGQLKNRTVAKLISKLKGTGPDGWALRGQLQQDARDYFDYFEERLSQPGVHLTGDITPSYAGLSAETLARIRDGFVERNIRVAAVFLMRDPVGRAISAAQMNRRKRDWREGMPLTGSFDKAVLRYAQSKHHDLRANYARTIKTMREVFSPEDCHLYLYEALFSEDALAELTQKFGVSFRPEQISNRVYAGAKSGTDVSSSTRLALRQALEPTYAYCAREFPESAALWAMQGE, encoded by the coding sequence ATGACGACGCAAAAGACCTTCATCCTCGGCCTCGGTGCGCAAAAATCGGGCACGAGCTGGCTTTACGATTATCTGTCAAGCGACGCGGCGGGGGATTTTGGCACGCTCAAAGAATACCATATCTGGGACGCGCTCACGCTGCCCGAGGTCGCACATTACGACATGCGCTCAGGGCAGCTCAAAAATCGGACGGTGGCAAAGCTCATCTCCAAGCTCAAAGGCACAGGGCCGGACGGGTGGGCGCTCCGTGGTCAACTGCAGCAGGATGCCCGCGATTACTTCGATTACTTCGAAGAGCGCCTTTCCCAGCCAGGTGTCCATCTCACCGGAGACATCACACCCTCTTACGCAGGGCTCAGCGCGGAAACGCTAGCTCGCATCCGAGACGGTTTTGTCGAGCGGAACATTCGCGTGGCAGCGGTGTTTTTGATGAGGGATCCCGTGGGTCGCGCGATCTCCGCGGCGCAAATGAACCGACGCAAGAGAGACTGGCGCGAAGGCATGCCCCTAACGGGCAGCTTCGACAAAGCTGTCTTGCGCTACGCCCAATCAAAGCACCATGATCTTCGGGCGAATTATGCGCGCACAATCAAGACGATGCGGGAGGTCTTCTCCCCAGAGGACTGCCACTTGTATTTGTATGAGGCGCTTTTCAGCGAGGATGCCCTGGCAGAACTCACCCAGAAATTCGGGGTCTCCTTTAGGCCGGAACAGATATCGAATAGGGTTTACGCCGGGGCGAAATCTGGAACGGATGTATCCTCCAGCACGCGGCTCGCGCTGCGCCAAGCTTTGGAGCCCACTTACGCATATTGCGCGCGCGAATTTCCCGAAAGCGCGGCTCTCTGGGCGATGCAGGGCGAGTAG
- a CDS encoding transposase, whose protein sequence is MHAGDVVIFDNLSSHKNSSAAKTLRVIGTWFLFLPPYSPDLNPIRMAFSKPKALIRKGCRPNIRRPLESGWPGLRPVLRRGML, encoded by the coding sequence TTGCATGCAGGCGATGTCGTAATCTTCGACAACCTGTCCAGCCACAAAAACTCCAGTGCAGCCAAAACCCTGCGCGTGATCGGCACATGGTTCCTCTTTTTACCGCCCTACAGTCCCGACCTGAACCCAATTAGAATGGCGTTCTCGAAGCCCAAGGCACTCATCAGAAAAGGCTGCCGTCCGAACATACGGAGACCTCTGGAGAGCGGTTGGCCGGGTTTGCGACCTGTTCTCAGACGAGGAATGCTATAA
- a CDS encoding O-antigen ligase family protein gives MIQSYYTHNYDRVGWFALSWRIYLVCIALSFFVMIEPAPTDLLFFVALGAFTLAPLRPVKLLGSVASVGLLLYLWFTILSLAFVAVSAPVAARAVLIEVYLVLLLFMTAYFVKLDGDRAFRMILLMLTLGAMITSLFGLLAYLDLIPNRVIFFRDEHMSRVKSTFKDPNVLGPYLVPPILFMMWIAFSVRRFRWYATAALGVLAACLLVTFSRGAWVHMALTGMIFFGLLLVDRRTTIPAVTFLLLAIAGGAIKIGFFSEATSGALSDNFLASRLSLQSYDSGRFEHIFKSLGEMFDKPWGIGPNQARLLYGFEPHNTFVVLGLQNGVFAAIGFAVLYFAAGYRCLKKVLEQRDGWMKYAFVLAIMVGLFVLMNVVGSLHWRHLYVVLGLAFGSYYSNSILPTKA, from the coding sequence ATGATCCAATCGTACTACACTCACAATTATGATCGCGTCGGTTGGTTCGCGCTGAGCTGGCGCATTTATCTCGTGTGTATCGCGTTGAGCTTCTTCGTGATGATCGAGCCCGCGCCTACGGATCTCTTATTCTTCGTCGCTCTTGGGGCGTTCACGCTGGCCCCGTTGCGCCCGGTGAAGCTCCTCGGGTCAGTGGCGTCAGTGGGGCTTCTTCTCTACCTGTGGTTTACTATTTTATCCCTGGCCTTTGTGGCCGTGTCTGCCCCCGTGGCGGCACGGGCTGTGTTAATTGAGGTATATCTCGTCCTTCTTTTATTCATGACCGCCTATTTCGTGAAGCTCGACGGGGATCGGGCGTTTCGGATGATCTTACTCATGCTTACGCTGGGCGCGATGATCACGTCCTTATTCGGGCTCCTAGCCTATCTCGACCTTATCCCTAACAGGGTTATCTTCTTCCGTGATGAGCACATGAGTCGGGTGAAATCGACGTTCAAAGACCCTAACGTGCTTGGGCCATACCTCGTACCGCCGATCCTCTTTATGATGTGGATCGCGTTTTCCGTGCGGCGCTTCCGCTGGTACGCCACGGCCGCGCTTGGGGTGCTTGCGGCCTGCCTGCTTGTGACGTTTTCGCGTGGCGCTTGGGTGCACATGGCGCTGACGGGCATGATCTTTTTCGGGCTGCTCTTGGTCGATCGCCGCACCACGATCCCAGCGGTCACGTTTCTGTTGCTCGCCATTGCTGGGGGGGCGATCAAGATCGGCTTTTTTAGCGAGGCAACGAGCGGAGCGCTCTCTGACAACTTTTTGGCCAGCCGCCTATCATTGCAATCCTATGATAGCGGTCGGTTTGAGCATATTTTCAAGTCCCTCGGGGAAATGTTCGACAAACCATGGGGCATCGGCCCGAACCAGGCGCGCTTGCTTTATGGCTTCGAACCGCACAACACGTTCGTTGTTCTAGGTCTACAAAATGGGGTGTTTGCGGCAATCGGCTTCGCAGTCCTCTATTTCGCGGCGGGGTATCGCTGCCTCAAGAAGGTACTTGAGCAGCGCGATGGCTGGATGAAATACGCATTTGTGTTGGCGATTATGGTTGGTCTGTTTGTCCTGATGAATGTCGTTGGATCTCTGCATTGGCGTCATCTCTACGTCGTACTCGGCCTGGCATTTGGGTCGTATTATTCAAACAGCATTCTTCCGACGAAGGCATAG
- a CDS encoding glycosyltransferase family 4 protein, whose amino-acid sequence MADTLRVALILETSGGGSGRHLLDLARGLLARGHDVTVIWAPGRAQQDFVDALHAVEGLKTVTVEMARAVGPGDVKSLRALQKVLQCLMPFDILHGHSSKAGALIRLLPRSIPGARIYTPHAFRTMDPGLGQPHRLIYGIIERVLAARATRIIAVSQAEADHASAVLGIAANRLSLVVNGVSLSPDATREAARQAIGLSDQELAVGFIGRLEDQKDPLRFLRGIALAAKRVSHLKAIVIGDGPLRAEAEALAEGSNVHFMGWQDGPRLMPGLDIFCMTSRYEAMPYTLLEAIHGGVPIIMTAVGGANETVLEGVSGHVLPLDCGDQDLGEALVSLARDEARRKSFSSASRHLARSRTIDAMVDDTISIYIDAIAPVSVEAI is encoded by the coding sequence ATGGCTGACACCCTTAGAGTTGCGCTCATCCTGGAGACATCGGGCGGCGGCTCCGGGCGTCACTTGCTCGACCTCGCGAGAGGGCTTTTAGCGCGCGGCCATGATGTGACGGTCATCTGGGCGCCGGGACGGGCTCAGCAGGATTTTGTCGATGCTTTGCACGCTGTGGAAGGCCTTAAGACCGTAACTGTAGAAATGGCGCGCGCCGTGGGCCCAGGGGATGTAAAGAGCCTGCGCGCGCTTCAAAAGGTGCTTCAGTGCCTCATGCCCTTTGATATCTTGCACGGGCACAGCTCCAAGGCCGGGGCGCTGATCCGGCTCCTGCCGCGGTCGATCCCTGGCGCTCGCATCTATACGCCCCACGCTTTCCGCACAATGGACCCTGGTCTTGGCCAACCGCATCGCCTCATCTACGGAATAATTGAGCGTGTGCTTGCAGCCAGAGCGACGCGGATTATCGCCGTGAGCCAAGCGGAGGCCGATCATGCCAGTGCCGTGCTCGGGATCGCTGCAAATCGCCTTTCCCTCGTCGTGAATGGAGTGTCCCTATCCCCCGACGCAACCCGCGAAGCCGCGAGGCAGGCCATAGGCCTAAGCGACCAGGAGCTCGCCGTCGGATTTATTGGCCGCTTGGAGGATCAGAAGGACCCGCTGCGGTTTCTTCGTGGGATCGCTCTCGCGGCGAAGCGGGTGTCACATCTCAAAGCTATCGTGATTGGTGACGGTCCTTTGCGCGCGGAGGCTGAGGCCTTGGCGGAGGGCAGCAACGTGCATTTCATGGGATGGCAAGATGGCCCCCGCCTGATGCCAGGGCTCGATATCTTTTGCATGACCAGCCGCTATGAGGCCATGCCCTATACGCTCTTAGAGGCGATCCACGGCGGCGTGCCCATCATCATGACAGCCGTGGGCGGCGCGAACGAGACTGTCCTAGAAGGTGTTTCCGGGCATGTCCTGCCTCTCGATTGCGGTGATCAAGACTTGGGTGAAGCCTTGGTTTCTCTCGCTAGAGACGAAGCGCGGCGTAAGTCATTCAGCAGCGCCTCAAGGCACCTAGCTCGCTCCCGCACCATCGACGCCATGGTCGATGACACAATTTCGATTTATATAGATGCCATTGCCCCTGTTTCCGTTGAGGCTATTTAG
- a CDS encoding IS630 family transposase: MRRDDICLYLGPADRAELQALISNRNTARKLVWRAEIVLATADGDGTFEIMRRAGTSKPTVWRWQQRYLDEGVAGLKRDKTRPSRVPPLPMETRLKVIAKTVQETPPNATHWSRALMSEAMGISPSSVGRIWAEAGLKPHLTKGFKVSNDPKFEEKVTDIVGLYLDPPDRAVVLCVDEKSQIQALDRTQPGLPLKKGRAATVTHDYKRHGTTTLFAALDVKSGTVIGDCMPRHRAQEFLKFLRQIDKAVPTRRDVHLVLDNYATHKTPQVKAWLEKHSRIKLHFTPTSASWLNLVERFFAEITSRRIRRGSYSSVDDLEAAIYDYLAHHNEKPKPFKWTKTAEDILTRERRALDKLDETR, from the coding sequence ATGAGACGCGATGACATCTGCCTTTATCTTGGCCCCGCCGACCGTGCTGAGCTTCAAGCCCTGATCAGCAACCGCAACACTGCGCGCAAGCTTGTCTGGCGGGCCGAGATCGTCCTGGCCACAGCGGACGGTGATGGCACCTTCGAGATCATGCGACGCGCGGGCACGTCGAAACCCACGGTCTGGCGCTGGCAGCAGCGGTATCTCGATGAGGGCGTGGCCGGTCTCAAGCGTGACAAGACGCGACCCTCGCGGGTGCCGCCTTTGCCCATGGAAACAAGGCTGAAGGTGATTGCCAAGACGGTGCAGGAAACCCCGCCCAATGCAACGCATTGGAGCCGCGCGCTAATGTCCGAAGCCATGGGCATCTCGCCGTCGAGCGTCGGCCGCATCTGGGCGGAAGCTGGCTTGAAGCCGCATCTCACGAAGGGGTTCAAGGTCTCGAACGACCCAAAGTTCGAGGAGAAGGTCACCGATATCGTCGGGCTCTACCTCGACCCGCCAGACCGTGCCGTGGTGCTCTGCGTCGACGAAAAATCGCAGATCCAGGCGCTGGATCGCACCCAGCCCGGACTGCCGCTCAAGAAGGGTCGTGCCGCGACCGTAACGCACGATTACAAACGCCATGGCACGACCACGCTGTTTGCTGCGCTGGATGTGAAATCAGGCACAGTCATTGGCGATTGCATGCCACGCCATCGTGCGCAGGAGTTCCTAAAATTTCTGCGACAGATCGACAAGGCTGTGCCCACCCGGCGCGATGTGCATCTGGTGCTCGACAACTACGCCACCCACAAGACGCCTCAGGTGAAGGCCTGGCTCGAAAAACACTCGCGCATCAAGCTGCATTTCACGCCCACCAGCGCGTCATGGCTGAACCTGGTGGAGCGCTTCTTTGCCGAGATCACATCAAGGCGCATCCGGCGCGGCAGCTATTCCAGCGTCGATGACCTTGAGGCCGCGATCTACGACTATCTGGCCCACCACAACGAGAAACCAAAACCCTTCAAATGGACCAAAACCGCAGAGGATATCCTCACCCGGGAACGCCGCGCACTGGACAAACTCGATGAAACTCGATGA
- a CDS encoding transposase has protein sequence MANHLERLAFIDETSVKTNMAKTTGWAPRGQRLIDHAPFGHWRTQTFIGALRHDRLDAPWVIDGAQ, from the coding sequence ATGGCCAACCATCTGGAAAGACTGGCCTTCATCGACGAAACCTCAGTCAAGACTAACATGGCCAAGACGACCGGCTGGGCACCGCGCGGGCAGCGTTTGATCGATCATGCACCGTTCGGGCACTGGCGCACCCAAACTTTTATCGGTGCCCTCCGTCATGACCGGCTGGATGCACCCTGGGTGATCGATGGGGCACAATGA
- a CDS encoding lipopolysaccharide biosynthesis protein translates to MKTLLLGGALSGAIKIGSAGLTFLMFLLIARLLGPAEYGKFGTMFALGSVGAIAALLGQHTLSIKIIANLEEKPNAGRARSEFVRRSLLTVLAGGVGCIAILLTVWAAELLFGWQVGGAQVLGACLFLLPFALAELVSHQYRVFGSIFFALIPRDIIWRGSIVLLCLAASAIPFIFSSALSAMMTISLVLMGIVSVQMLLMHRVFASRFAPTSKQETTPPTPPIPWWMWLASLLAMGANLNVVLAAVFLPPEQVGAYFAAQKTAQLLQLPILAINILAAPTFARLYARRNFAGLRDVSRKLALILVLPLVVGAGILVAFASQILSLFDPTFDVAVTALIVLAISYLVMGLGGPARQLMLMADGDDKLVMMTAAAEFIGLASVPILVPMIGLIGAAIAALAAKAIFIVLAVAWCRRKLGVDTSVFALLSRQPQKRP, encoded by the coding sequence ATGAAGACTTTACTGCTGGGCGGCGCGCTCTCTGGCGCAATCAAAATCGGCAGTGCCGGCCTGACCTTCTTGATGTTTCTCCTCATTGCGCGGCTCCTGGGGCCCGCGGAGTATGGCAAGTTTGGTACCATGTTCGCGCTCGGCTCAGTTGGTGCTATTGCGGCGCTCTTGGGTCAGCACACGTTGAGCATCAAGATCATCGCCAATTTAGAGGAAAAGCCGAACGCAGGACGTGCCCGCAGCGAGTTCGTCCGCAGGAGCTTGCTGACGGTCCTGGCCGGCGGCGTTGGGTGCATCGCCATCCTGCTGACTGTCTGGGCCGCCGAGTTGCTCTTTGGCTGGCAGGTGGGCGGGGCGCAGGTGCTGGGTGCGTGCCTCTTCCTTTTGCCGTTCGCCTTGGCGGAGCTTGTCTCGCACCAATATCGCGTGTTTGGGTCAATCTTCTTCGCGCTCATTCCGCGGGATATCATCTGGCGCGGGTCCATCGTCCTTCTCTGCCTGGCCGCCTCGGCAATCCCTTTCATCTTTTCGTCGGCACTGAGCGCGATGATGACGATCTCGCTCGTTTTGATGGGCATTGTCAGCGTGCAAATGCTCCTAATGCACCGGGTCTTTGCGTCGCGCTTCGCACCCACGAGCAAGCAAGAAACAACGCCGCCGACACCCCCGATCCCTTGGTGGATGTGGCTCGCCTCCCTTTTGGCGATGGGAGCGAACCTTAATGTGGTTCTCGCAGCGGTGTTTTTGCCGCCTGAACAAGTCGGCGCCTATTTCGCGGCTCAAAAGACGGCTCAGCTTTTGCAGCTGCCGATTCTCGCCATCAATATCCTCGCCGCGCCGACATTTGCTCGCCTTTACGCGCGGAGGAATTTCGCCGGCCTCCGCGATGTGAGCCGGAAGCTAGCGTTGATCCTCGTTCTTCCCTTGGTGGTGGGCGCGGGGATCCTCGTGGCCTTCGCGTCGCAAATCTTAAGCTTATTTGATCCCACCTTCGACGTTGCAGTGACCGCTCTCATTGTCCTCGCAATCAGTTATCTGGTGATGGGGCTCGGCGGCCCGGCGCGGCAGCTGATGCTGATGGCCGATGGCGACGATAAGCTAGTCATGATGACGGCCGCGGCCGAATTCATCGGGCTGGCCTCAGTACCCATCCTAGTTCCGATGATCGGACTCATTGGGGCTGCCATTGCTGCGCTCGCCGCAAAAGCGATCTTCATCGTGCTCGCGGTGGCTTGGTGCCGGCGGAAGCTCGGCGTGGACACATCCGTATTCGCGCTCTTATCGCGTCAGCCGCAGAAGCGGCCTTAA